The DNA sequence ACATATATCCCTGCATTGACCAATATCTTAAGATCTAATGCTGTAATCTTCCCATCATTCTTGAAACCAACACTGTAAGTTATTTTCATGGGATGCCTTCCTCCAGCCATTATCATATCTGTCTTTCGATTTAGATACATCCTGACTGGGCGCCGCAATTTGTGTGCTGCCAATGCACATGATGTAGCACACTACAAGATTTGAATGCCATAACAAATGTCATAATAAATGTGCTTCCAATGCACACAACTGTAACAAAAGCATGTTTTCTTCTGTTTACTAGTGACTTCTCCAAACTACAGAAAATCCAAATATTCATGCCTAGACTCTATGTTAATTAGTCATATTTAAGAAGTGATaacaaatctaataaaaaaagaagaaatattttcaaaagcataGTACACAACTAAAAACTTACTGCTGTGGCTCTCAAGGCCTTTCCACCAAAACCTCCACCAACCCTTCTTGTAATGACACGAACATTATTTTCTGGAATACCTAGGCATCTTGCTACATTAGAATGAACATACTCAGGACTTTGACTTGAAATGTAAACCACAATGCAATTGTCTTCGTCGGGTACAGCAAGGGCAGCTTGTGTCTCCATGTAGAAATAGTATTGAGACCCAAGTGTCAACTGCATTAAACATTGAATTTGATACATGATGACAATGAATATGCTTGATCAATATATTCtcatcaaaattcattattcagaaacaaacttAAACATCACATCAGAAACTAAAGTAGAGATGGCCACAAAGATGTGAAAGGAGTAGAAGGAGGAAACAATGGATATGTTACATGTACCTCAGCAGAAAGAATCTTGTGATCTGCTTCAGCCATTCCTTTTGGCACATCACCAACTTGACTTGGGGAGAGAAAAGGAGGTAATTTAAAAATGCTAGATCTTTTAACAGCATCTTCCACAGTTAGAATAGGTGGTTCAAGATTTTCAAGACCGTAATCAACAATAGCTGAGTTTGCAGCAATATCTGCATTTTTCTGAGTATCTGCAACCTATAGAAGATACTTGGTGACTAAAGTGGAAGCATTTAATTTTATCAGTCTCCAAACAAATGAAACAGAAGCTCATACAATGTTGGACTTTAAGAGCTCACCACAAAGGCCAGACGATCACCGACACATCTAGCTATCTCTTCAGCAAATAAAGGTTCGTCACCAAATCTAGTCTTTGATCCAAGGTTCTGGCCCCCATTGGGAATATCTTTACTTGAAATGATATCCCTCACTCCATCCAGTTCCAATTCGGGGCTGAGTTTTATACTCTTTACCCTTGCTAAAGGTTTTGAACTATAGATATATGCTCCATGTAGGCAATTTTTTGGTGATGGAATGTCATCAACAAACACAGCCTCAcctatatatgaattattaataaatatcagTGATACTTGGTGAcatatattgataaatatataCTTGCAACTGATATGaaattaaaacaactaaaaatgaaaaaccataATTGAAAGACATCAAAACAGGATAAAATATCAGTGTCTGACAAACAAAGTCTAGTCAACTCTAAAGTAAGACAAGTGAGAGATATGTGAATGACATTTATGTCAACATTTGCAATCTGGTTACCGGTGACATGATCAGCTTTGAGCCAAGCTAAGCTACAGGTGTGTGGACCTTTTTTATCTTTGGTCTCCAcaataatttactattttgaaatatcaatagagatgaaaagaaaaggaactGTCAATATCTTAATCCAAAATGTGGAGCTTAACAAACCTGAAGCTTGTAGAGCAGCACCAGATTTGATGACTGGCTCACCAATGGGTTCATACTTAGTACCTGCTTCAAGGACCTGCTCCCCAGATGACAGTAAGGCTGGAAATTTGCCATGATGAACCTGCTTCTGATTCTTTGATAATTCAAAAGCCTCCACAGATGACAGATTAGTATGTCCTTTTAAATAACCATTGGTTATTCTCTCAGGACTGCCAATCAATAGGTTAaagaactgaaaaataaaaccaGCAGAAAGACTTGAACGGTAAGCAGTTTGTGAGGTGTCATCATCAGGTACAATAGTGTCTGTGACCAAGTTAATAGCATCATATAGAATGCTAACACTTAACAGATTTCCAGTTAAGAATTTCTCAACTTTTTTTGCTCTTATCGCATGCTTAGTCCCATAAGCACCAAAAGACAACCTACAACTGTCTATCACAGTTCCACCAGAATCCTTGCAAGGAGACACCTTAGCCAGGAAAGCAGCATTTAAGTAGGGAAGGGCATTTCCAAGGGGTCGAGGAGAAGCTCGGTAAGATTCAAAGAAGAATCTACTTTCTGGTTCTGAGGATTCACGTTTATTGAGTTCCAAACTAGGAACTTTAATGCTTAAAAGCACACTATCCAAGCTTAATGGTGGTCTTTCCAGAAACTCCTCCAATGTCAGCCACTCAAATTGTGTACCAGTCATTATGTGAACCATTGAATCCACTGCAAGAAGTATTGTGGCAATATCTGAGGGAAAATGATGCTTTTGTGCCATCACTAGATTGCCACCAACACTGGCTGTGTTCCTAATAGAACCTGAGGCAACTTTGTTCATATGGTCAGCAATCTTTTCAAGTATCATTACATAATCTGAGAGAAAGTCACCTTTGCTCTCTTCCTTTAGTGCTTCAATGGCTTTAGATATTGTCACTGTTGCTCCAATTTCAATTCCTTTCCAATCCTTTCTGATCTTTGAGAGCTCAGAAATGCCCCTTAGATCAACGTACATATCATAGACTTCATTATCTTTGTAATATCCCATACCTGTATTACTAACAACAAGCTTCATCCGGGTCCCATTGACTTGGTTTAGCGCCAATATTCTCTGAAGCTCCTCTAGACTAGTAGGACTGTACCAACAGTATTTCTCCGAAGCCAAGGACACAATAGGCTTGATTTCcttcaaaaacaaaggaaatCTAATACTATTATGATTTTTGTCATACTGAGGCAACCTACTAAGCTTTAAGTCCTTGCCCTCTCCCTTTCTCCAAAAAGAGTTGAGCCCCAAATCCTCTATATCAAAATCAGCTGCAAAACTTTTGCAGGCATCAGCAATGGGTCTGTAACCGGTACAGCGGCAAAGGTTCCCTGCAATAGCCTTTTCAGCCTCAGCAGCAGTCACTTTTGAGAATCCAGAAGGTGGCTCCGGACGATTGGTCTTTTCAGCATTGACAAGAGTACCATAGAGGGAAACACACATTCCAGGAGTGCAGAAGCCACATTGAGTGGCATGGAATCCTGCAATTCTTTCATGAATTGGGTGGAACCCATCTTTACTGTTTCCAATGCCTTCACTTGTTGTTATGGAACATCCATGTATGCTGCAAAGTAGTGTGAGACAAGAGCTTGCCGTAAAATCCTCAACTCTGTCATGCACAGGATCATATTTGGAGATTAAAACTACGCAAGCACCACAACCAcctgaaacaaacaaaaatgaacTTCTGATTTGAAAAGATTTGGAGGATCACTGAAGGCCAACACCTTCTCCACCTTCGTTTTCATGATAAAACCATCAGAAACAATAAGAGgatttttttcccttcttttttctCAATTCTCCGTGTAAGTTTGCATGGCTTTTAGTCTTGTGAAAAAGAAAGGCATTGGGGAAGTTGTTAAAGCGGAATCTCATAATAATTAGTGTCTCTGAAGATCTGATCTTTAATCAAGTTGAATAGCATTGTGTGGTTCATGTTTCTGACTTCACCTAGTGAGATATCACATaaggcttttgttgttgttgttctcaaATCTTGTCATCAAcaattctttcttttgtgtatgaatttttttctacTCATATAGCTCAATAATAATTAGGAATTAGAAACCATTACTGACACTTATATCTTAGGCTTCAAACAATGATCAGAGTGAttcaagttgttttttttttttataagcaaatgttagtttgttagaatgttagttGATAATTTCTATGCAtacttaatttgtatatttaaatcacatagcaattatctaattttttcttttaacacttCCTTtgatctaaaaaaataagaatttagcTCCTTCTAAATTTTTATCCAGAAAATGTTAAAGTTAGTAAATTAAAgtgttttaattcaattttttttgtagagaTTAACACAACAAGAGATATGAAAGATGTTGAAGAGTTGGAGTTGTGCACTCAGCACGCCAATGTCCGCTCAGCGCGAGGAGCCAAACTAGAGGAGGCCAGCTGTATCGTGCAGGCACGCTAAACAAGCAACTGAAAGCTTAGCACATGGTTACTTAAGTCAGCTGGACTTTGCATGTGCACTCAGCACGCAGCACGCATGCGCACaatcatttttgaaaaaacatgcatctttattcttaaaGCAAATTATTTGATATAGTTTTTAAGGAATTAGGAGTGAATTTAGGTAATTTAGGCTATTTTACAAGAGGAATCAATAGTTTAGCGGATGAAGGTAATAGTCGCAATAATGTTAAATGGTGAAAAATCTTTAACATTGCATTAAGAGTATTTTCAGTAGTCAAGCACCCAACACATGTCCACGAAATTCTACACCAAACAACAATTTACACCTCTAAGCATTTGTTTTTCTATCTCTTGCATGCGCTTTACCTTGTTATCTTTATTTAtggttgaattttataattctgcATTATCACTTGACAAATATCTAATGTAATCATTTATTCGCTTAAAATTAGGTATATACAAACTTCGAGTACAATCAAAGTCATTGTGAATTCGATACTCAATCTTACCGTTTTAACTATTACTTGGATGAATTAGTACATTTGTCAAGAAGTTAACATTAGTTTTGATAACATAAGAGATCGAATCTACGACCTTTCCCCTCTTCTCATCTCCATTAATCATCTAATTTACCTTATATCTTCAGAGTAATTCAAGTTGTAATAGTGACTATTATCTCTTGCGCAGGACAAAAACAGACGTTATTCAGAAAAGGAACACATATTTAACTCCAAAAAATGATCTGGAATTGGAAAACCATTCCAAGACCTGAAGACCATAATCCATAAAACCCACTAAGGTTTTCCCTTTTTAGTTAATTGACAACATGCATAATGATTAAtgggattaaaaagaaaatccattaaaatctaACCAATTCAGCCGTCAAGAGGATCATATTAAGTAATATATACCTTCACCACAGCCGAGCTTGACACTCTTGAAACTAGTGTGATTTCGCAAGAATTCGAGTAAAGTGATTGAAGGGTCAACGTTGTAGAGCTCAAACTTCTCACCATTAACACCAAAAATCAAACTTGTTGGAGTCTTCAGCTCCAGCTCCATAGTTCAAGCCACTGTTATGAGAGTTTTCAGCAAGAGTTAACAGGAGGACCAGTATCGTTTTGTCTTTGCAACTGACAACGTTATCAACTGATTTGTGCGTGACGTGGGTACATTTGGTACGTTATTTctggatttttttaatgataagagAAAGACACccacaagaacaacaacaaaagaaaagaaagaaaaaagggaaataGTGAAATTCGTCTGATACGATGATGATAAAATTCTTCTGAtacaaatttaattcttaaatatataaaagtacaCTAATTTAATCCGATTAATTTATcacctttttttctttgatttttttaatcttcaagATCAAATTATGAATATCTCACAATGATTTTAgctatttattcaaaataaaataaaatgagtcaTGCATGTCAAGAGTGATATATTcctaccgtaaaaaaaaaaagagcgatATATTCCTAAGATAATTAGTTTTTagtaagtaaatatttttaagatttttatttttagtcttaaaatttttttagtccctaaaacttaataataattaaattaaattattaattaaaatattaaaattaaataattattattcaaatacttttaaaaaaaattatttgaataataattaaaatataattttttatatagctTTAAGAATATtaacaacataaataaaatatatttttgtataatttaattaaattgtaatttttataattttataactaataaaaaaattaaaagttttttttaaaaaaagttatatgtaAATCTTAacgaaatattatttttatcgtTTAAACATaagaatttattatattataaaacttaACAATCCTCATAAGAatttattaaagaaataaaactattttatactgATATTCTGCATAAAAATCGGTCATCTTATAATATCGTAAACATTTTGAAAGTGAATAATATACTCATTATAGTGTCTTTTTCGTGTAGTTGGTTTGTTTTGTACTTTTGGTGTACCGAAGCACAGTATAATATATGTCttgataaatgattttttctttctttctgaaaacaaaatattctcAAGAAAGCAGAGCACCAGTGAAGAGATAATCCCTATCACAAAGCCTTGATAAATGATACTACTACATTTTCTTACTTCAAGCATATATGTGCACGTGGATCAATTTAAAGCCACGAATTGAGATGTCTAATGTTGCAATAATTGATCGCATGACATGGGGATGACATAACATATATAGAGAGAGGAGGGACCAAATAACAGCCATCTAACTTTGATTATTATACCattcaataattttcaatttaaaggtCATGGATATTGCTTTGGCATATGCTTGTTTGGCTTTTATGGTTGACGAGAAATAATATACTGTTTCAGTAAGGTTCAGTTGACATTTTACAATTTGATGTATGCAATCAAATTTCATTCTTGGGTCTGGTTCAAAGCTAAAGTGGAGAATTTGGGTGTAATGTTGTCGGATTGGTGTACAAATTCTCAGGTTGCATTTTGTGACTGATTCTGCAGTTAGAATTTTCTGAGATGCTAATCAAGTAAAGTTGCACCAAAATTTTCTGGTATTGATAGGGGGTGTGATTGTTTCAATGTTGCCTCCTCACTTGGCTAGCTAATAATTGAGGGACATATGAAGCTGTCTGTTTTGTCCATGCAGCcataatatataaagaaaatataatgcaAACCCTCACCAAGGAAAAATCTGATGACGTCTAGCTTTATCTTAATTTACACACATTGAGGAATTTGATTTAATGTATTCTTTAGAGAGAAAGAAGCTCACATTGCCTAGCATACAAGTAAAGTATTAATCTTTAGAGAGacaatgtgtttttattttctctttctcttacaTAGGACAACCGAGAAAGTCCTTAGCATAGTTAAGTCAATCTTTGCACGAAAAGGAAGAACTAGGTCCGAAGAAAACACGGGTAGTCATCGATGTGtatataattaacataatataataaCCTGAGATTTCATTCTCCAAGAGAAGACAAATTAAGATACGTACGTACGAGAAAAAGGAGAAACTATAATTAAGGTGCAAATGTCGGATGAAAAGACAAATGTACAACCAACAGCAGAACCTGCCAATGAAGATTTTCTTCCACCATCTGATTGGGATCGTCAGAACGACAGTGACACGCTAATTCTAATGCTTCCAGGTTCATTTCAGTTGATTTACGTTTAtgcatttttcttataattctaCAAACTAGAGTATAAATCTGTCGACACGTTAATTAATGGCGTATTAATTTGCACAGGAAACACTCAAATCAAACTCTCTATTTTCTTCTGTATAaatctttaaaagaaaaactaaaaaaaaagttaataaaaggGTTCTGGTaatattattaagaaattttcttttcatttatttctatTGTTATGCATGCAGAGGAGTTTTTCAACTCTCAGATAGATAATTCATTTAGcaggtaaaataattttatattattatttaattataaattattattatgataaatttattaatttttataataattatcttaaaatttatacaGTTATAATTAGattgtaatataaaattatgttatattataaataaatgaataatcatTAAACTATTCGACTGTTAGTACAAGAGATAATTGTATCAAAATCTTTAGATTTCCCAAAATATATCATAACACGTATGATAAAAATGTGTGTAACATGACCGTATAAAAAAGTGATCTAACCCAATCAAGTTCTAGGGATACTGTgtatatacaaagaaaaatgtggattgaaaaaattgtctttgaaattaaagtgttaaactatatatatatatatatatattacaggGTTTAGGAAGGAGCAAATGAAGGTTCAAGTAACCTCGAACCGTATGCTAAGGGTGAGTGGCGGAAGAAAGATCAGTGAGAACAAATTCCGTCAATTTCGTAAGGAAGAACCCCTTTCTGATTTTCATGACACCAAAGGGATCACTGCCAAGTTTGAAGCTGGGATGCTATATGTAAGGATTCCCAAAGTGTTCAAACCACAGCCACCACCAACACAACAAGAAGAACCTTCAAAGCctcaaccaacaacaacaaaacaagaacCTTCAAAGCCTCAACCACCACCAACACAACTAGAACCTCCAATGCCTCAACCTCTAAAGCATCaaccaccaccaacaacaacacAACAAGAACCTTCAAAGCCtcagaaaacaacaaaaacttatcataaaccacATGCTCCTCAACAACATGTTGATGAAAAAGAGACAAAGGAGGACAAAATTAGTGGAGAGTATTCCAAAACCAAGACACAGACACCACTACCCCAGGAACCAATTAAGGCAGCTCATGATGAAGACTCTCAAAAGAAGCCGCAAAAGGAGATGATGAGCAAAGCAGAAACTGAGGAGAAAAGCAAAACTTCTGAAGCTCAAGAAATGCATGGAACTACACAGACAACATTCAAGGAGCAAAATGAAGATGATCGTGGTGTAGATTCTCAGAAGAAGGACAAGGGAAAATTAGCAGAAACAGATGGCAATGATATTAAGGAAGAAGCTATAACCTCTAAAGCTCAGAAAACTTGTCCTGATGAATTGAGTAAGCGTAGTAATGTAGCCATGATGCACAAAATCCTGGCCATGATTTCTGATTTTGTTTTGGAGGTTAAGAAGCAAAGTAAAGTGCCCCACTTTGTTGTCCTCTTCATTCTTGTGTTGCTGATTGGGTACTACATTAATAGTAGAGTCAAATCATCTTTTGGAGGACCCAACAACCAAGAGCTTTAATTGCTTCATTTCCTTTCCTCGGGTTATTATGTCAACATGCATGGCACAAGACAAATATTATCTGTATGTACGTGCATAAATtcattaagaaaatatattttttttaagtttttaaattaatagatCTCTCTATTACATATCATCTATATCTActtttttgttgtaattttaaataactcaCCTATTCAACCCAAATTCTGAAAATTTTACCAAATAAGTTTCACAAATAATTTCACATCCTTACATTTTATcactattttgtaaaaatacaaACATGTTTACAAAATTTTTAAGATCCAATACTTGTATAAGCACTCATTGTTTCATGCATGTGTACTTTGATAAGAACCTGCTCCAACGTTCATCTAGGTGCTTAGTAAATTTTCAGCATCCTTATGACAGCTATATATATACGCTCCTACCTATATTTCACAAGTATAATTTGGTTCAGGGTTGTTTAATTATctcaaataaaaacaagattAAATAACTCTAAAATGATTGATATTTAAGATATCATAATTAACTCTAATTTaccttcaaaaaataattaactctaAATTGTTTCAgggttgtttaatttattttaattgaaataattttattaaaatattcttacttttcataaatacattatttataagttataactattATGTTTAAtgcttcaaaaaaaaaactattggaTGGTTAATGGTGGTGTACAGTActacaaaattatcatattgACATGATATATTTAGGATAAATTtggattaaaaattttaatatctcattaaaaactacaaaaatcATTATTCAATATATGAAATTCTTTTGGAATGATAAAACATCAGTCATCCTGAAATGAAAGGAGTGAATTGTTGGCGCAATTCTTTAGGGAGTAAATCATCTTTAAGGACTAGATTTACTCTTATTATGCACTTAAAAATAattggtataattttttaaattgcacTAGTTATTTACGATGgattttttaatctcatttgataatccatttttgtttagataatCAAGATCGGCCATGGATGAGGCCGAAAAGAAACTTCGCGTAACAAAGGCTATATAGCCGAATATCTCATCCATCCATTATATATTCTCTTTCCTCGGCTTATTATATAATgataaagagaaatttaatgGTTTATTCAGTGTTGGCCGGACTAATAAGGTGGAGAGGATCCAAGCTAGGTTATAGCTTGTTTTAAGTACTATCgcgttttcaaaattaaaatgaactgtctattttgataataataaaaaaaacagaaattggTGAATTGATGTAGTGTTTAGTCCAAATAAACCACATAACCAGTCTGGAAAAAATGGGTTGAagttaaaaaataggaaaggtAGCTAGTAAAAAATGGCAAAAAACCAATTCACGCGGTATATCAatgaaaattgtttaaaaatatgtcattttttattttctcttaaaaaacaaaaatcaatctaAGATAATattggttattttttattattctatatGCATGTAACTGTTATTACAAATGTGTTGAAACTTAGAGCTAAATATTAATATGctatatttgatttgaatatttatatgtacgtatactttaaatttaaatattaaaaacctTTGAATGGTAttagatttttcctttttagtattataaaattatgaaattatatttatttttgttgttattcaGCTTAAACGGTATTGTACTATTGTCTACATAAAGAATATATGTGatatataccaaaaaaaaaaatctataaggCTAAATGATTAACAATCATAGTTAACCAATAATTAACTTATATTATATTCTTCACACTTCATATAGTAGTCTTCTTTATAAAGTTAATTCTAGATATAGAAATAGCATACTATATGTAACCATTATATTGAAGAAGTCGGttacttaataattaatatatagtattttttaaaatatttctttaaaaaagaagataaatccTTAACTTTTGTTCAATCAATATTTGTAGTCAGAAATCCCCCATGGAGTTTTTAGCATCGCGGCGCCAAAATACAAGGTTACCTCCTCTATGAGACCAAAGCATATAAATTTTCGTGCTTCGGCACCCTAATAACAGAGACACAATATTCGCACGAAAAGAAAGTAATATAGCAAAAAGAGAAATAACAGGAACTAGAATTTGCGTGCATAATGCATAATAATTGATCAATGTGCATATAAAAGCACACTAGCTGACAGCTTTCATTCTCCAACAAAGGAGACGACAAGAGAAGCCAAAAGCAAAAGATCAACAACTAAAAGCAACTATGGCACAGGCACAATCAGCAGCTAATTTTGATTACCAAGATTTTGATCccttttatgaataattaaatacatataatCCACTCCATTTATTGGTTAATGATATACAAACTTTTACGCCAAGCAAATTAAGTTTTGTAGCTTTTTTTGTTCTGATTGAAAAAGATATCGTGCATATGGGTTAAACAATAGTATTATATAGTTTCTGAGGATTAAAGTTACATTTTGTTCTATGTACTTATATGAATACTTTGAAATGCATGCACAGGATTCACAAAGGAACAATTGAGGGTTCAAAGTGACTTCAACTCCTGTGCTAAGGATCAATGGTGAATGACAGATCGTTGAGAACAAGCGGCGTCGTTTTTCCAGAGAATTCTCCATTCCCCCATATTGTGACACCAATAATGTGAGTGCTAAGTTTGAGGGTGGCGTCCTAAGCATCGAGTTTCCCAACCTGATCACCCCAGCTGCTAGGTCACAGCCAGAACCACGAAGCGCTCTAATAATGTCTCAGAAAGAGAAAGAACCATCACAACAACAAGATCAGATTCATAAGCAAGAGTCACTGCAAAAAGAGAAAGAACCAATAACTAGTGacgaaaaagaacaaaacaaaacagaagAGTCGTCACCACAGAAAGAGAATGAACCAATTAGTGAtgacaaagaaaagaataacaAAACAGAAGAAGTAGTTGCTGATCAAAAGAAGGTGAGGACTAATGGGGTGCCAGAGACAGCAAAAGAATTAGGAACAACAACAATGACCTCATCAAAACCAAAGATAACTCAGAGATTGAAAACAAGGGTTTTAGATTTCACTGTAAGTTTGAGATCAGTAGAAGACCGGGATGACGTTGTTAAGCAAGCTAGGGTTTGGTGGTAGCAGCAATAAGTATGCAAAGCTAATTAAGAGGCCAAAGATATGGAGGAACGTTTTCGTGGTCATCTTATTGCTTATGGTGTTGGGTTTGTATGTCAAAACTGCTGCATTCAAGTGAGGATCAGAACAACAGGAAttcaatgaattttaattaattcccaTTTGCGTAATATGCATGCATTTCAACGCATGATTGAATTCAATAAAGGAGTAAAGCAACTGGTCTGATCATTGAACAATTGGATTCAAAATAGACCGGTTTTCCCTATGcaactctttcttctttttctgaaaaaaaaaaaaaaagaacactaTGAttcatttgaataaaaattgtttaattcttCATCGAGTAATTAGTGCAATTTAGTGGCATAACAGATGCAAGGATTTGAGTCCTACTACTACTTCTTACATCTACAAACGAAAATCAATTAAATCACAACAAAACATGCACCTATACAGACAAAGTTAAATTAGACTGGGGTTTCAAAACAAGAATTGCTATATTAATTGTGTGCGTGTGATTCTAGCTAGCGATGCAAGTCAATTTCTATGATTGCAGTTCATAACTGAAAATATATTCCTTTTATGTATATGTTTATTAGTGCGTGATCACGATAATATATTTGAGTCCTTCGATATACATCAAAGAAGAGGATACATACAAACCACGTTAACATGCCTTTTATAGATCTCATGAAATTAACAAAAGATTATTCAATtagaaaatatgtaaaaaattaattaagatactTAAGCATAATACGAATACTTGAATATCCCTACACAGAGTATAACAATATTTGGCATCTTTGGTCAGTCTAACtcgaattttttaattaatataaaaaaaatttaaaagaatttatttacaTGTTTCTACTCATCATCTGAATATATAATTGAAGAGAAATTTCtccatttcttttcttctttcaaaacaataatttttttaatatatttctcttttatttctattctttgatcctatttcttttctctgtattctatatttaattcaaacaaaagactaaactatttttttcaaaaatgaatttgcataaaattttgatAGGAAGAGCtttatttatttcactttatcATTCTACCTAACTTAAACTGA is a window from the Glycine max cultivar Williams 82 chromosome 2, Glycine_max_v4.0, whole genome shotgun sequence genome containing:
- the LOC100781659 gene encoding abscisic-aldehyde oxidase, giving the protein MELELKTPTSLIFGVNGEKFELYNVDPSITLLEFLRNHTSFKSVKLGCGEGGCGACVVLISKYDPVHDRVEDFTASSCLTLLCSIHGCSITTSEGIGNSKDGFHPIHERIAGFHATQCGFCTPGMCVSLYGTLVNAEKTNRPEPPSGFSKVTAAEAEKAIAGNLCRCTGYRPIADACKSFAADFDIEDLGLNSFWRKGEGKDLKLSRLPQYDKNHNSIRFPLFLKEIKPIVSLASEKYCWYSPTSLEELQRILALNQVNGTRMKLVVSNTGMGYYKDNEVYDMYVDLRGISELSKIRKDWKGIEIGATVTISKAIEALKEESKGDFLSDYVMILEKIADHMNKVASGSIRNTASVGGNLVMAQKHHFPSDIATILLAVDSMVHIMTGTQFEWLTLEEFLERPPLSLDSVLLSIKVPSLELNKRESSEPESRFFFESYRASPRPLGNALPYLNAAFLAKVSPCKDSGGTVIDSCRLSFGAYGTKHAIRAKKVEKFLTGNLLSVSILYDAINLVTDTIVPDDDTSQTAYRSSLSAGFIFQFFNLLIGSPERITNGYLKGHTNLSSVEAFELSKNQKQVHHGKFPALLSSGEQVLEAGTKYEPIGEPVIKSGAALQASGEAVFVDDIPSPKNCLHGAYIYSSKPLARVKSIKLSPELELDGVRDIISSKDIPNGGQNLGSKTRFGDEPLFAEEIARCVGDRLAFVVADTQKNADIAANSAIVDYGLENLEPPILTVEDAVKRSSIFKLPPFLSPSQVGDVPKGMAEADHKILSAELTLGSQYYFYMETQAALAVPDEDNCIVVYISSQSPEYVHSNVARCLGIPENNVRVITRRVGGGFGGKALRATACATSCALAAHKLRRPVRMYLNRKTDMIMAGGRHPMKITYSVGFKNDGKITALDLKILVNAGIYVDVSPIIPRNMIGALKKYDWGALSFDIKLCKTNHPSRAAMRAPGDAQGSYIAEAIIEKVAATLSIDVDSVRSINLHTYTSLKAFYEDSSGEPHEYTMPLIWSKLNVSANYEVRVEMVKEFNRINTWKKRGISRVPVLYEVNVKPTTGKVSIFSDGSVVVEVGGIELGQGLWTKVKQMAAFALGAVQCDRIDSLLDKVRVVQTDTVSLIQGGLTAGSTTSESSCEAVRLCCDILVERLKPLKEKLQEEMGSVKWETLIQQAYAQPVNLSASSFYVPGNNSIRYINYGAAVSEVEIDLLTGETRCLQTDIIYDCGQSLNPAVDLGQIEGSFIQGLGFFMLEEYETNLDGLILVDGTWNYKIPTLDTIPQKFNVQILNSEHHQQRVLSSKASGEPPLLLAASVHCATRAAAKEAKKQLLSWSNLDGPDSTFQLKVPATMPVVKELCGLDIVQTYLKWKMGNK
- the LOC102659817 gene encoding probable serine/threonine-protein kinase samkC, which codes for MSDEKTNVQPTAEPANEDFLPPSDWDRQNDSDTLILMLPGFRKEQMKVQVTSNRMLRVSGGRKISENKFRQFRKEEPLSDFHDTKGITAKFEAGMLYVRIPKVFKPQPPPTQQEEPSKPQPTTTKQEPSKPQPPPTQLEPPMPQPLKHQPPPTTTQQEPSKPQKTTKTYHKPHAPQQHVDEKETKEDKISGEYSKTKTQTPLPQEPIKAAHDEDSQKKPQKEMMSKAETEEKSKTSEAQEMHGTTQTTFKEQNEDDRGVDSQKKDKGKLAETDGNDIKEEAITSKAQKTCPDELSKRSNVAMMHKILAMISDFVLEVKKQSKVPHFVVLFILVLLIGYYINSRVKSSFGGPNNQEL